Proteins encoded in a region of the Synechococcus sp. BIOS-U3-1 genome:
- a CDS encoding ArgR family transcriptional regulator, producing MADDQLRLSSTWGQSTGDGTGLAPLIGLDEALEQSNLRRGISREAFLKELLGDLHHQRLIPLLLMLPRRWRGRNANLPEHLRSLGSLLENNLVSPLLLATLADDLQHLLPAVSKPSGLSALDRWCQRQISINIEQTLPLPQTLQALWSMTADAMETASVMPQHPGGMLAKISHMGGALTWSNHGLTNVQAEPERLRNRLLAQILNALGSNRLNRAGRALEPFSFEGVSSGRELLDQLTKQSWQCCARIRTSVASFGLGASTRIGEQWLQIPLAVPYRTGLLDETSQEIQALMPHSSLEMELRPPESSPLLLQYYQGVEGLNGWAALNELHRPWQNDRSNGTVTYQTTELRGEQLGETLDLCELIAAVHNSEAQLSHLQLGGYGALGFCIDSTALLEQAITGRTNLFPLTLADLWRQRLHRQLQQQLDAGLQATDDSVNRYRLALEQLPQDLFHDNQSRPDACRRLRASQPRHSPFALVRALNGEFSGELLTGG from the coding sequence ATGGCAGACGATCAGCTCAGGCTTAGTTCAACCTGGGGGCAGTCCACTGGTGACGGCACAGGCCTTGCTCCTCTGATCGGGCTTGATGAAGCACTGGAGCAAAGCAACTTACGCCGCGGCATCAGTCGTGAAGCGTTCCTCAAAGAGCTGCTCGGCGATCTGCACCATCAACGTTTAATACCGCTGCTGCTGATGCTTCCCCGGCGCTGGCGCGGGCGGAATGCAAACCTGCCGGAGCATCTACGCAGCTTGGGAAGCCTGCTGGAAAACAATCTGGTCAGCCCTCTACTGCTGGCAACCCTGGCCGATGACCTGCAGCACCTGTTGCCCGCAGTCTCCAAACCCTCAGGGCTCAGTGCCCTTGATCGCTGGTGTCAGCGACAGATCTCCATCAATATTGAACAAACCCTCCCCTTACCGCAGACACTCCAAGCGCTGTGGTCAATGACGGCAGACGCCATGGAAACAGCGTCGGTGATGCCACAACATCCAGGTGGAATGTTGGCGAAGATCAGTCACATGGGCGGGGCTCTGACCTGGAGCAACCACGGACTCACCAATGTGCAGGCAGAACCTGAACGGCTGCGCAATCGTCTGTTAGCGCAGATCCTCAATGCGCTCGGAAGCAACCGACTGAACAGAGCAGGCCGTGCTTTAGAACCATTCAGCTTCGAAGGAGTCAGCAGCGGCCGTGAGCTATTGGATCAGCTCACGAAACAGAGCTGGCAGTGTTGTGCCCGGATTCGAACGAGTGTGGCCAGTTTTGGCCTCGGTGCCAGCACTCGCATCGGTGAGCAATGGCTGCAGATCCCGCTAGCGGTGCCTTATCGGACCGGTCTTCTTGATGAAACAAGCCAAGAGATCCAGGCACTGATGCCCCATTCCTCCCTCGAAATGGAACTGCGGCCTCCCGAGAGCTCGCCACTGCTATTGCAGTACTACCAGGGAGTTGAAGGATTAAATGGCTGGGCAGCCCTCAATGAGCTGCATCGTCCCTGGCAGAACGACCGAAGCAATGGCACTGTCACCTATCAAACAACTGAACTCAGAGGCGAACAGTTGGGTGAAACACTCGATCTTTGCGAGCTGATTGCAGCCGTGCATAACAGCGAAGCCCAACTCAGCCATCTGCAGTTGGGTGGATACGGAGCGCTGGGTTTCTGCATCGATTCCACAGCCCTGCTGGAGCAGGCCATCACTGGACGAACCAACCTGTTCCCACTGACGCTTGCAGACCTATGGCGTCAGAGACTGCACCGCCAGCTGCAGCAACAACTGGACGCGGGCCTGCAAGCGACAGACGACAGCGTGAATCGCTACCGCCTTGCCCTGGAGCAGCTGCCCCAGGACCTCTTCCATGACAACCAATCACGACCTGATGCTTGCCGAAGGCTGAGAGCAAGCCAGCCACGACACAGCCCTTTCGCACTGGTACGAGCACTTAACGGGGAGTTTTCAGGGGAGCTCTTAACGGGGGGCTAA
- a CDS encoding alpha/beta hydrolase, translating to MTGASEKDTVAAVQHQRRRLRQVRRWLVVALVCVVMLGLLGVTAVRRDATSLLQPGSLLELLTWFGIVLVVVVALVGVYSVMVDFVFWEGWMHGLPDPSRLFASGNTGSDQHRHYVVYLDGIHQSEESHPPRVSDFLSCLQESIADDTMLVKGIEAYTITNAGLSSTTFAGWFWQRLFALQEHHPNGLVRFVCAFCVQANNVIKVGISSDRRYGPVMNYELALKIARRLDSIGFRPHQASRIVLVGYSGGGEMAIGIAEILQQLCRVRVQVITVCGVFSGNGALESVNDVAMVLGSLDPVAALGRIAYPGRLPLLPLSNWNRWQRQHSLQRYMIEGMGHNGSSGPFSTAFRSSVVEAICTELERSVLSPPLRAPLKTPR from the coding sequence ATGACAGGGGCCTCTGAAAAAGACACCGTGGCGGCTGTTCAGCATCAACGCCGTCGTCTTCGGCAGGTGCGCCGTTGGTTGGTGGTGGCGCTGGTCTGTGTTGTCATGCTCGGCCTGCTGGGCGTGACTGCTGTCCGTCGGGATGCGACCTCTCTGTTGCAACCGGGATCGTTGTTGGAACTGCTGACCTGGTTCGGAATTGTTCTGGTGGTGGTGGTCGCACTGGTCGGTGTTTATTCGGTGATGGTGGATTTCGTCTTCTGGGAAGGCTGGATGCATGGCCTCCCAGACCCCAGTCGCCTGTTTGCGTCAGGCAACACGGGTTCTGACCAGCATCGTCACTATGTGGTCTACCTCGATGGCATTCATCAGAGTGAAGAAAGCCACCCACCGCGTGTGAGCGACTTCCTCAGTTGTCTGCAGGAGTCGATTGCGGATGACACGATGCTGGTGAAAGGGATCGAGGCTTACACAATCACCAATGCTGGACTGAGTTCGACCACCTTCGCCGGATGGTTCTGGCAGCGCCTGTTCGCTCTGCAGGAGCATCACCCCAATGGTCTGGTCCGCTTTGTCTGCGCTTTTTGTGTGCAAGCGAACAATGTCATCAAGGTCGGGATCTCCTCGGATCGCCGTTATGGACCAGTGATGAACTACGAGCTGGCGTTGAAAATTGCCCGTCGTCTCGATTCGATCGGCTTTCGGCCCCATCAGGCTTCTCGCATCGTCCTCGTCGGTTACAGCGGTGGTGGAGAGATGGCGATCGGTATCGCTGAAATCCTTCAACAGCTCTGTCGTGTGAGAGTTCAGGTCATCACCGTCTGTGGTGTCTTCAGCGGTAATGGCGCGCTTGAGTCGGTCAATGACGTGGCCATGGTGCTGGGCAGCCTTGATCCTGTCGCTGCTCTGGGGCGGATCGCCTATCCCGGTCGTCTGCCTCTGTTGCCACTCTCCAATTGGAATCGCTGGCAACGTCAGCATTCCCTGCAGCGCTACATGATCGAAGGGATGGGTCACAATGGCTCATCTGGTCCGTTCTCCACGGCGTTCCGCAGTTCGGTAGTTGAGGCCATCTGCACGGAACTCGAGCGCTCAGTGCTTAGCCCCCCGTTAAGAGCTCCCCTGAAAACTCCCCGTTAA
- a CDS encoding glutamate-5-semialdehyde dehydrogenase, which produces MPVQAVPDPSPELLSLAAGLRRAATELGLTSDEQRREALLAMAESLRANTHAIVAANRVDLQTAEQSGLAPALMARLKLDEVKLEGAITGLRQLAELDDPLGQRQLHRQLDDGLVLERVSVPLGVVGVIFEARPDAVIQIASLAIRSGNGAILKGGREAECTNKAVMAALQQGLVATSVSSEALALLTTREDSLALLRLEGLVDLIIPRGSNELVRFIQDNTRIPVLGHADGVCHLYVDAEADPDQAVAIALDSKVQYPAACNALETLLVHADIAGVFLEKAIPAFQAEGVRLLGDPGACARGIAEAAADEDWSTEYLALTLSVRVVDDLDAALEHIRRYGSRHTEAIATRNVSTAERFLRSVDSAGVYHNCSTRFADGFRYGFGAEVGISTQTLPPRGPVGLEGLVTYRYRLRGDGHTASDYASGVRQFNHVDLEG; this is translated from the coding sequence ATGCCCGTGCAGGCCGTTCCAGATCCCTCCCCGGAGCTTCTGTCTTTGGCGGCGGGCCTGCGCCGTGCCGCCACGGAACTAGGGCTGACCAGCGATGAGCAGCGCCGAGAGGCGTTGCTGGCTATGGCGGAGTCACTTCGTGCCAATACCCACGCCATCGTTGCCGCGAATCGGGTGGACCTTCAAACCGCTGAGCAAAGCGGTTTAGCTCCGGCACTGATGGCCCGTCTCAAACTTGATGAAGTCAAGCTTGAAGGAGCGATCACCGGGCTGCGACAGTTGGCAGAGCTTGATGACCCGCTAGGCCAACGTCAGTTGCACCGGCAACTTGATGATGGCCTTGTGCTCGAACGCGTCAGCGTTCCCTTAGGGGTCGTTGGCGTGATTTTCGAGGCCCGTCCGGATGCCGTGATCCAGATCGCCTCGCTGGCGATCCGCTCAGGTAACGGGGCAATCCTGAAGGGTGGACGTGAAGCTGAGTGCACCAATAAAGCAGTGATGGCAGCACTGCAGCAGGGACTTGTCGCCACGTCGGTTTCTTCTGAGGCCCTCGCTCTGCTCACCACCCGTGAAGACAGCCTTGCGTTGCTGCGGCTTGAGGGCTTGGTGGATCTCATCATCCCCAGGGGAAGTAACGAACTGGTGCGTTTCATTCAGGACAACACCCGCATTCCTGTGCTCGGCCATGCCGATGGGGTCTGTCATTTGTATGTGGATGCTGAGGCGGACCCAGATCAGGCTGTGGCCATTGCCCTGGACAGCAAAGTGCAGTATCCGGCTGCTTGTAATGCCTTGGAGACGCTGCTTGTTCATGCCGACATTGCTGGGGTTTTCTTGGAGAAGGCCATCCCCGCCTTCCAGGCCGAAGGTGTCAGGCTGCTCGGTGATCCAGGCGCTTGTGCTCGCGGAATCGCTGAGGCCGCGGCTGACGAGGACTGGAGCACGGAATATCTGGCGTTGACCCTTTCGGTTCGTGTTGTGGATGATCTTGATGCAGCGCTGGAGCACATCCGGCGTTATGGCTCACGTCATACCGAGGCGATTGCAACCCGTAACGTCTCCACTGCAGAGCGATTCCTGCGTTCCGTGGACAGTGCCGGTGTCTACCACAACTGTTCCACCCGATTTGCTGACGGTTTCCGCTACGGCTTCGGCGCTGAAGTGGGCATCAGTACTCAGACCCTGCCTCCGAGAGGTCCCGTTGGTTTGGAGGGGCTGGTGACCTATCGCTATCGATTACGTGGTGATGGCCACACCGCTTCCGACTATGCCTCTGGTGTGCGGCAGTTCAATCATGTGGACTTGGAGGGATGA
- the folB gene encoding dihydroneopterin aldolase, translating into MSNVTPPLDIIRVDNLRLWAHVGVLDHERELGQWFRVDLEFHLDLSQSASADSLAATADYSLGVQALQGLAAEITCHTLEHFSERIFEKLEGIYGALPMHLWLSKCHAPIPGFAGTVSLERWRRKPF; encoded by the coding sequence ATGAGCAACGTCACCCCTCCACTGGACATCATCAGAGTCGATAATCTCCGCCTTTGGGCCCATGTGGGGGTTCTCGACCATGAGCGTGAACTCGGTCAGTGGTTCCGTGTTGATCTGGAGTTTCATCTTGATTTGAGCCAATCGGCGTCTGCTGACTCACTGGCGGCAACAGCCGATTACAGCCTGGGAGTCCAGGCTTTGCAGGGCCTTGCTGCGGAGATCACCTGCCACACCCTCGAACATTTCAGTGAGCGCATATTCGAGAAGCTTGAGGGGATCTATGGCGCTTTACCGATGCATCTTTGGCTGAGCAAATGTCATGCTCCGATCCCAGGTTTCGCCGGTACGGTGAGCCTTGAACGCTGGCGACGAAAGCCGTTCTGA
- a CDS encoding esterase/lipase family protein: MTTTVPSPSRRPLVLVHGLWDTPHLFRRLVRRLEEHDVPLLVPHLPHRFGAVPLHTLAEQLDDHIRRRWGDHVEVDLLGFSMGGIIGRVWLQQLGGVHRTRRFVSVGSPQQGTVTAQWIPSWLCAGLADMKRGSPLLRSLNTDAQALKGLDCVSYYCRWDLMVVPGWQAHLPFGLVSSLPVFTHQQLISHPRSLDVLLGTLLSD, translated from the coding sequence ATGACCACCACGGTGCCTTCTCCGTCACGGCGACCGCTGGTTCTAGTCCATGGTCTCTGGGATACACCTCATCTTTTTCGGCGATTGGTCCGGCGGCTGGAGGAGCACGATGTTCCGCTGTTGGTGCCCCATCTTCCGCACCGCTTTGGGGCTGTTCCTCTGCACACACTGGCGGAACAACTTGACGATCACATCCGTCGGCGTTGGGGTGATCACGTGGAGGTGGACCTGCTTGGTTTTTCGATGGGCGGCATTATCGGGCGTGTCTGGCTCCAGCAGCTCGGAGGTGTTCATCGCACTCGTCGCTTTGTGAGTGTTGGCAGTCCGCAGCAGGGAACTGTCACGGCGCAGTGGATTCCCTCATGGCTTTGCGCCGGGCTGGCGGACATGAAACGTGGCAGTCCTCTGTTGCGTTCTCTCAATACTGATGCCCAGGCACTTAAGGGATTGGATTGCGTCAGTTATTACTGCCGCTGGGATTTGATGGTTGTCCCTGGATGGCAGGCCCATCTGCCTTTTGGACTGGTCAGCAGTCTTCCTGTCTTCACCCATCAGCAGTTGATATCGCATCCCCGATCTCTTGATGTTTTGCTGGGAACGCTGCTGAGCGACTGA
- a CDS encoding M3 family metallopeptidase, translated as MSTPELLRGEGLPRFEVIDAEQVNSEIPALLTALNSQLEALESSLQLRLAAASPLNWDELMPSLHQLGERLRWSWGVVSHLSGVRNTSELREAHAKQQPEVVRFSNRLGQSQVLHEALSRLKASPAQPLDGTQTRILDAELLSMQHRGVGLRGAEQADFNSTSERLAALSTSFSNHVLDATQSWSLLIQKREQLAGVPERALAVLAAAAAEAGDQSTDGLAPTAAEGPWRLGLDMPRYIPVITHAKDRTLRETLYKAHVSRASNGDLDNAPLIEEILKLRREQASRLGYANWAELSLASKMADDVSAVESLLEELRASAMPVAQQELQELSECAQSHGAAEADALAPWDVSHWAEQLRRERFNLDQEALRPWFPLPKVLEGLFSLCERLFSIRIKPADGEAPIWHEDVRFFRVMDCGGEDLAAFYLDPFSRPASKRGGAWMDECLSRQRNANGDLTLPVAYLICNQTPPAGDTPSLMSFEEVETLFHEFGHGLQHMLTTVEHPEAAGINNVEWDAVELPSQFMENWCLDRSTLMGMARHWQTGEPLAEADYQKLCSSRTFMQGNGTLRQVHFALTDLRLHSQWTPELKISPNEFRRRIATTTSVLQPVEEDRFLCAFGHIFAGGYAAGYYSYKWAEVLSADAFAAFEEVGLEKDDDVAATGERFRNTILSLGGSLRPAEVYRRFRGRDATSAALIRHTGLAATAT; from the coding sequence ATCATCACTGCAGCTGCGTCTCGCCGCGGCCTCCCCTCTGAACTGGGACGAGCTGATGCCGAGCCTGCATCAGCTCGGTGAACGTCTTCGCTGGAGTTGGGGCGTAGTGAGTCATCTCAGCGGAGTCCGCAACACCTCTGAGTTACGTGAGGCTCATGCGAAACAGCAACCCGAGGTGGTGCGCTTCAGCAATCGCCTCGGCCAGAGTCAGGTTCTGCATGAAGCTCTCAGCAGACTGAAAGCATCCCCAGCTCAACCGCTAGACGGCACACAGACTCGCATCCTCGACGCTGAACTTCTCTCAATGCAGCATCGCGGCGTAGGTCTGAGAGGAGCCGAGCAGGCTGATTTCAACAGCACAAGTGAGCGCCTCGCAGCTCTCTCAACCAGTTTCAGCAACCACGTGCTGGATGCAACGCAGTCCTGGAGCCTCTTGATCCAGAAGCGGGAACAGCTTGCGGGAGTTCCAGAGCGTGCCCTGGCGGTCCTGGCCGCAGCTGCCGCAGAAGCTGGTGATCAATCCACGGATGGTTTGGCACCAACCGCTGCAGAAGGCCCCTGGCGTCTGGGCCTGGATATGCCGCGCTACATCCCTGTCATCACCCACGCCAAAGACAGAACCCTGCGTGAAACCCTTTACAAAGCGCACGTGAGCCGCGCCAGCAATGGCGATCTGGATAACGCGCCGTTGATCGAAGAGATCCTGAAGCTCCGGCGTGAGCAGGCATCACGGCTCGGGTATGCCAATTGGGCGGAACTCAGCCTTGCTTCAAAGATGGCGGATGATGTGTCTGCGGTTGAGTCGCTGCTGGAAGAGCTAAGAGCTTCGGCCATGCCTGTGGCGCAACAGGAACTCCAGGAACTGAGTGAATGCGCCCAGAGTCATGGTGCGGCCGAAGCCGATGCATTAGCCCCTTGGGATGTGAGCCACTGGGCCGAGCAGCTGAGACGCGAACGTTTCAATCTCGATCAGGAAGCCCTAAGGCCCTGGTTCCCTCTCCCCAAAGTGCTCGAGGGATTATTCAGCCTCTGCGAACGCCTGTTCAGCATCCGCATCAAGCCCGCAGATGGTGAAGCGCCCATCTGGCATGAGGATGTGCGCTTCTTCCGCGTCATGGACTGCGGCGGTGAGGATCTGGCAGCTTTTTATCTCGACCCTTTCAGCCGTCCAGCCAGCAAACGCGGCGGCGCATGGATGGATGAGTGTCTGAGCCGTCAGCGCAATGCCAACGGCGATCTCACCCTTCCGGTGGCTTACTTGATTTGCAATCAGACGCCTCCCGCAGGCGACACGCCAAGCCTGATGAGCTTCGAAGAGGTGGAAACCCTCTTTCATGAATTCGGCCATGGCCTCCAGCACATGCTCACTACGGTCGAGCACCCGGAAGCGGCCGGCATCAACAACGTGGAGTGGGATGCAGTTGAGCTTCCCAGCCAGTTCATGGAGAACTGGTGTCTCGATCGAAGCACCCTGATGGGGATGGCTCGCCACTGGCAGACGGGAGAGCCTTTAGCTGAAGCCGATTACCAAAAGCTCTGCAGCAGTCGCACCTTCATGCAGGGGAATGGCACCCTCCGACAGGTTCATTTCGCCCTGACCGACCTGCGCCTCCACAGCCAATGGACCCCGGAGCTGAAGATCAGCCCAAATGAGTTCCGTCGCCGCATCGCCACAACGACCAGCGTGCTTCAGCCCGTGGAGGAAGACCGTTTCCTTTGCGCGTTCGGCCACATCTTTGCCGGTGGATACGCCGCTGGCTATTACTCCTACAAATGGGCAGAAGTGCTTAGCGCCGATGCATTTGCTGCTTTTGAAGAGGTGGGCCTGGAGAAAGACGATGATGTCGCTGCCACAGGTGAACGTTTCCGCAACACCATCCTCAGCCTGGGCGGAAGCCTGCGGCCTGCAGAGGTGTACCGACGCTTCCGTGGCAGGGATGCGACCAGCGCGGCTCTCATCCGCCATACCGGTCTTGCTGCTACGGCAACCTGA
- a CDS encoding ROK family protein, which yields MRKEVTDRCVLGVDLGGTAIKLGLFSFEGELLAEHQRPTPQPATPGSVCVEIVDAIASLDPDGLASVVGIGLPGPMDADARVARVCINLPGWEEVPLAAWLESRLQRRVTLANDGNCALVGEAWKGAAQGYSDVVLLTLGTGVGGGVMLAGQLFTGHHGAAAEPGLITLFPDGPECNSGNRGSLEQFASIAGLKRLSGVEPSSLALAASSGDPQAISHWDRYGQLLGTGISSLVYMFTPQLVLVGGGLAGASEHFLPAVRQEVATRVQSVSREALQIKACALGNGAGRLGAARLAIQRLLLSPSP from the coding sequence ATGAGAAAAGAGGTAACTGATCGGTGCGTTCTGGGTGTGGATCTCGGTGGAACGGCGATCAAGCTCGGTCTGTTCAGCTTTGAAGGGGAGTTACTGGCCGAACATCAGCGACCGACGCCCCAACCGGCCACACCGGGATCGGTCTGTGTGGAGATCGTCGACGCGATCGCGAGCCTTGATCCCGATGGTCTGGCTTCGGTGGTGGGGATTGGTTTGCCGGGTCCTATGGATGCCGATGCGCGGGTGGCCCGCGTCTGCATCAATCTGCCCGGCTGGGAGGAGGTTCCTCTGGCGGCGTGGCTTGAATCACGCCTTCAGCGCAGGGTCACCCTCGCCAATGACGGCAATTGCGCTCTTGTGGGTGAGGCATGGAAAGGCGCTGCTCAGGGTTACAGCGATGTGGTGTTGCTCACTCTTGGAACCGGTGTTGGCGGAGGAGTGATGCTCGCTGGCCAGTTGTTCACAGGGCATCACGGAGCCGCCGCGGAACCCGGCCTGATCACGCTCTTTCCCGATGGACCTGAGTGCAACAGCGGCAACAGGGGGTCGCTGGAACAGTTTGCGAGCATTGCCGGGTTGAAGCGTCTCAGTGGTGTTGAGCCATCCTCACTGGCCTTGGCCGCATCCAGTGGTGATCCTCAGGCCATCAGCCATTGGGACCGCTACGGCCAGCTTCTGGGCACTGGGATCAGCTCGCTTGTTTACATGTTTACGCCGCAGCTGGTGTTGGTGGGGGGAGGGCTCGCTGGTGCGAGTGAGCATTTCCTCCCCGCGGTGCGCCAGGAGGTCGCCACTCGTGTTCAGTCGGTGAGTCGCGAGGCTCTTCAGATCAAGGCGTGTGCACTGGGCAATGGCGCGGGCCGTCTGGGCGCCGCTCGCCTGGCGATTCAGCGATTGCTGCTTTCTCCGTCTCCCTAG